Genomic segment of Drosophila simulans strain w501 chromosome 2R, Prin_Dsim_3.1, whole genome shotgun sequence:
CGTAAACAGCAAAAATGTCTCCGTAGTCGGGCAGCTGGTCCAACGCCTTCAATGGCCGTTGTCGCTGGAGCAGCTTCTTAATCATTTCACAAGTGGGATCCCATTTAGCCACATAGACGCAATTATCCGTTTCGTCCACGTGCACTAAAACGGCATTAACTACAGTATTCTCTGGAAAGGCAGCCGTGTTCTTCAAGATTTGATTGTAGATACCACGACTGGTCGTCTCAGTGCCGCCTTTGGGAGGCAATAGGAATAGGTTTTTCTGAGTTTTTGGGAGCTGCTCGTGAACTTTTTCGATGGCTGCAGCAGGGACCTCAGGAGGATTGCTGTTAGTGGTGTTCTTGGAGGCCTTGTTGCAGATACCAGTTCCAATCGCTTGAGTTCTTTGTTTCGCAGCCAGAAGGGACTGATTGTCAAAAGTTTCTGAAGCGGAAGCTTCGGGACGCACTGTATTGTTAGTCTTTAAAGTTTCCACGACAATCTTCGAGCCCACTGGGATCTCTTCTTTTTGTAGTTGGAGGAGATCACATTCAATAGACTGGGAACCACCACGACCCTCATCAAGCTGTTTGTGGAAAGGCATAGTCTCCTCTACTTGTAGTTCCATGTTCTTGGAACTTTCCAAAGGCTGCAGAGTAGCAGCCTTACACTGTTTTGAGAGGTTTTCATTGACCACTGTAATCGCGTCGAGCTGGGTTGTCGAAGAGGCTTCCTGCACAGTCACGACGGGAACCTCCTCCGATGCGGAGGAGGGCAGACATTCCACGAAGGCCGGCTTCGAGGACTGACAATCCGCTTGTAAACCTGAGCGAATCTTCGAATCTGGATTGTCGATGGATTTCTCGAAATATTCATGGTCCCCCAATCTGGCAGACTGGCGGTTGATGTGTAGTTGCAGATTCAGCTTCATTACGTGTGCATTCACTTCGCTCAGACTGGCCACCAAGTGATCGTGCAGCGGAATGAGACTCCTGTCCACCGGATCTGCATGCGACAATTTTTCTGTGAGCTCCGTGTGAATTTGATGCACTTCGGTTTGATAGGAGCGTAGATTCCCCTGAAGCTTGTGCATGTTGCTATCAAACAGTTTCATTATCATCGAAATGTCCTCCAGATTcattttaaacaaacaatttaacaCGAAAACAATTCAAAGAAAATTCTTCGCGCAGAAGCAAGAGGAAGAGAAGGAAGGCGTTGCCAGATGTTGCGGCGATGAAAGCTTCGATTAACAAAATGCAAGGTCGATGACGATGTTATGGTTGGTGAATTGGCTAATTTACTTGAATTTGGCGGCTGTTCAACAATTTCATCGACTTTTCAGAAAAAAACCACGCATACTAAGACGTAAATATTATCGAATaacttgtttttattaaaaaaacatagCCAAATGTATacacaaacaatttaataagcaCTGCGCCCACTCAAAGTCCTTTCACAGGTGTTCAGTGGGACTCTTGAGCGGTGCCGTGACCGACTTGCTGCAGGACACAAACTCCTTGCTGGGCTGGACACAGCTTTTCTCGCGATCGTAGATGCCCAGAAAGGCGCGGCAATTGGAGCAGTACAGGTACTCATTGTTGTCCGCGGAAATAAGGCAGGGCAGGAAGCACAGAGGCCAGCAGGAGACCACCCAGGCGGCACAGCAGCCGTTGTTCGAGATCTCCGTGGCAGCCTTGATGAGCGGCCGCCTGCTGCTCGCGCAGCACGGACAAAAGATGCGCCCCTCCGCCGGAGTCCAGCGTTCGATGGAGGCGCGATAGCAGCTCCTTCGATGCGCCATCGACTTCTCCACCGGCCGTGAACACGAGCAGCTGGGCTTCTCAGTTTTGTAGGAGGCTTCACTGCCGGCAGCAGGGTCACCGGCGACAGACCCACCACTGCGACCAGAAATcttctttttggccatatCTAAAGATGGAGAAGTTACCGAATGACAATCATAGGCAATCGCAAAGAACTCTCACATTTCTCCGCCTTTTCGGCCATTTGGGACTCGGATAGACCCGTCATCTTGCTAATCTTCGAGAGCCGCTCCTCACTGATGCCGTGATCCGCGGCCAGCTTGTGCAGATTCTTGATTTTATCCGTGGTCACTGCGTATATCTCCGGATGATCCTGTTCGATGTGGCGCACCAGTTCACTGGTGTCGTAGCGGGAGCAACGGATCACCTTCATGCAGTGCAAACAGCGCAGTGATTGCGTATCACTTGGTTTCGGATTTGTCTGGGACATGGCCCTATTCGCTTTATAACTCTAGAGATACTTTTACAACAGTGGAATACATTAGACGACGAATGGGTTTTGTTACTgttatcattatttttttgatgCCAGAATCCTTGAAGGGAAACTGCTCACTCAGTCGTTTTCCATAAACTTAAAACCAACATCGGTGCACACACGCATTAGGATTTATTTTATGCAGATGTGTGAATTGAAAAACCCTCGGCATCAATCAGCTTAAGCCAatgtatatggtatatgggtTCTCCCGCCTTCAATAAAGACCAGCAGAGAACAGCAGGTATCCCCAGTGCTATTGTGAAATGGAATCTTTGGAGTGGGGCCACTTGAGCCACCCAACCGTGGACTTGTCGACTTAATCCAATCGCCTTCGAGCACCCTGTATCCATAATGCTCTTTGGCTGCGTCAACATTTTATTGTCAGTCATTTTCCGACACCCCCCGCCGTCCCCTTCATCCACACAATCGGTTTCGTtcatgtgccacgcccccttatCCCAACGCCCAAATGATTTTCATCAGGGGCCAAACTTCGCCTACacttatttccattttttttttttttaaaggctTTGAGTGtgtttttcaacattttgtcaaaattgattttttactGCACTTACGGCATGATGCGACCGTTTTGGGGTTCCACATGGCTCCACAGGGCTCCACATGCTTCCGTGTGCCCCATACACAGTGGGAAGCTTAGAATGCGGGCAacttaatattataatatgtaATTTCAGATCCAATAAGCATTTAATATTGtcaaaaagaaatcaattaaatgcattaGAATCTTCTAacaaaatatgatttatttaaaaatgcttagcaatatgtaatatttaagtattgCCACATACTTCTCTGTGTAAAATCAGCCACGTAACACCTCTGCTGCCCCATTTTACCTTTTTAACACTGGCACTggcattgctcatacgccgcgttgtacGCACAAAGAAAGGCAAGTCGCACCTAAAAAGCCAACGCGTGTCGCTGTCATTCTCCCCAATGCGTCTGCACTTATTGACTTTGTTGCTGGTTGCTGGTTCCCATTCGTTATATGTTTTTCCGAACGCCCTCGAAGATGTCATTAGAGCCAGTAAAACGAATCCTGTGAAGAGAATCCTTTGGAAAGAAACACGCGTGGCCGGAGGCTGTGGGCGATTTGCATTAAAGCGCCGCCTGGAAAAGTGTGGAAATGGGCAAAGTCTTGCGGCGGATACGAATTTCGCTGACACAAGTGCTCCGAATAATTTGACTCGATTCTCGTTTATTCTGTTGCGTTAGCTTTAGATTTACTTACACATAGACAATACATCGTACACTCAATGTCTAGGactaatataaaaatacatttcatttgtttcttGAATTTGTTTCCTTGTGTTTCGCGTTCTGCATTTTGTTTGGAAGCTTTGGAAGCTTGGTTGTTAACGTTTTCTTTCTTCGATTCTCGATTTGTGGTGTGCATCACCCGCGCCcattattcaattatttcagcAATGTCCATCGGTTCTTGGTCAGTTAAGGTGAAATGTTCCTCGTCGGATCGGTCAGTTGGTTGCATCGTGGTGCGCCAAATCCATGGTCATGGTTCGGTGTGTGTAAAAATCAACCTAGCCTAGGTGTGTAAAATTGGACTATGCTTaacttatgtacatacactGAATCGTAGTTGGGGAtaatctgctgctgctccaatTTACCAATTTACCCCATTTACTcttacacacgcacacactttttGAGGCACATTCAGTTTTGAATCatctaataaatttataaagttCGCAACAAACAACTCCCTCGCACCACTTCCACACCCCAATTTCATTCCCAGCTTTATAGCTCTATAGACtaattgtaaaaattaaaaattgatttaccCGCTTTTTGTAGCCCAAAAAACTGCTGGCTGCGGGCCAAAAGGGTTATCTCCCCGCCCAGACAACTCCTGCAAGTTTAATGCATTTATCACTATTTTCCGGCCTCGGCTGGAGATATGAACTGGCGGCGGCGGGGTTAGGCAACTGGTTCGGAGCCTTTTCCAGCGCGTTTTCCGGCGACTTACAGCGTGTTCTGCTTGGCAGCATCGCTGCTCTTGGCAGTCGCGTCTGGTCGCGAACGTGGGCGCCGCTTGGGCTGCAGTGAATAGAGGCGTCCGCTGCGAGCCCGACTTTGGGGCTCACACTCCAATCGCCACGTGCCAGGGCAGCCACTGCAAAGGGGGAAGGGGGTGGGTTAAGGTTGGGGGATAAAGTTTTAGGTGCGAGGATGGCCATAGATACTCACTTCATCTCCAGCTTCGCGAGGCGCTGCTTGATCTTGGCCTGGCTGGCCGTGTACTCAGCCAGGAGGCGGGCCAGCCGCATGTTGAGGTTCTCCACCGAGAGCTCCAGCTTTTCGATGCCGCCCTCGATGCTGTCGTGTACCCTTTGCGAATCTGGAAATGGAATCGGttggaatttatattaatcTTAGGGTAtcttaaagttaaataatatttaagcttATGTTGAATCTTAAAAGATAAAAGTGTTTGTGATATTTTAAGATTGTGTAAACAGTGTAAACAGAATCAATCAGGAGTCTAAAGTACCTTCCATTGACATTCCATTTACATTCTGAacaacatggcgtatacgtgatatttGATGCATAAATGTAGCAATCGAACTTACCAGCGAATATTTGCTCATCCAGTAAGCCATCCTTGCGCAGCAGCTGGCATCCTCGCTGAGTGAGCGTGGATCTGGCCTCCGGATAGTCGGACAGGGTCTCCCACAAATCTCGTTTCGCCAGACAGAAGAGATCCGAGTAGCCCAGGGATCTCACATTGGCCGTGCGCCGATTGCCCGTCCGATTGCCCGCAATCTCGAGCACGGAAACCTCGCCGAACACCGAACCGGCGCCCAAGGTGGCCAGCACGGTGATGCCATCATCGCCGACGACGGACAGCTTGCCCCGCTTCACGATGTACATCTCCTTGCCCACGTCACCCTTGCGACAGATGTAGTCGCCGGGACTGAAGACTTGCAGCTTGAGCTTCAGCACCAGTGCCTCGAGGAGACCCGGTTCCGTGTCGTGGAAGATGCGCACCTGCTTCAGCGTGTCCATGTGCACCTGGATGGCGATCTCCGCCTTCAGCTTGTCCGGCAGGGCGGCCAGCACACGCTCCTCGTCCAGCGCACCACTTTGCGACCACGTGTAGGCGAACCAGCGGATCACCCGGGCCTCCAGTTCGTGACCCACTCGCCGGAAGGCCATGTACTGCTTGACCCCGTCCATGCGATTCTGGAACTCCACGCGGGCCACATTCATGTTGGAGATCATGGAGCCAATGTTACCTGGAAATGGGCGCAGTGTGTTAGGGAAACTTGGTTAATGAACGAGCGGAGCGGCAGCAATTCATCTTGGCCATTTCATAACCGGTTCGCCCGCCCACTTGGTACGCAGTGAAACCGAAGCTGGCCGGAGCTTCACTCATGGATTCCGGCGTGCGGATAACGTGGCACAAAGGCGACTAATGGCGGCACTTCCGGTGCCGGAgtcaaatgcacacacacacacacacatgcccgATTCCACGAAATGGCGGAGATGCCTAGGGGCACTCAGCGAAAAACAAATCCCTAGCTTAGGATAATTTCAATCTAACTTGAATGACTTTAAGGCTCTAATGAATCGAGTCATATTTTTCACTTGCATAAATGTTTGgcatgaaaaaataaaataatgagtAATATAAGGAGCTATTAAAAGCAAAATCGTCTGCTATGAACGGCTTTACTTAGGACAACAATAATGATTTGGAATTCAAAGGTACTAAGAAAgttgttttgatttaaaatagatttaatattatattgaTAGAATCTACTTGAAATTCACATATCTGCTCATACTTTTGTAAGTATGTAAGGACATGCAATCTTGTCCTTCTCTTCTGAGATTTCCTGCCTAATTTCCTGGTATTATTAATCTATTTCTTCGAGTGTGCCCGTCAAATTGTCCTGTCCAAACGAACTCGGCATTCATCACAGTAAGTAAATTTGTTTGCAGAGCAAGGTCGATGGAATGAGGCAGTCAAATGATGGGGATCTGGGGAGTCTGGCAGCTGCTGGGAATGCGGGAATGTGCCTTACTCCTTGACACCGCCAGCCCATTTGGGCGGCGGTAATGGCGGCGATAAGGAGGACGacaaaaatgataaaaaggcacgtttgccaaaaaaaaaagaaaaaaaaaaacagaagcagaatGGGCGGGAGATGATGATGTGGGGGATGGCGGGTGACGGCTACAAATCAACccggcaaaacaaaacaaaatggcatGGAACCACCGAAGAGGACACAACTGAAGGCGTAATGAATAATGTGGGTCGGTGGGTCGGCGAAGGTCGGGGTGTACGTGTGGGTCCTTGACGTGCGTGGCTGTAAATTAATACCCATTGATGTCACAGATGTCACTCTGGAACCAATTAAACGATCAGGCGAAATATTTGCGTAAACACGAGCAAACTGAGGGAGCCCGAAAGGGATTTTCTAGGTTATCAACCCAGTTAAATGACCCATTCCATTCATCACAACTCACCCACAATGGTGGCGAAGATTAGGACGCCGGCCAGGAAATCGGCCACCACGAACAGATACTCCACATCGTTCTCCGGCGTTGGAGTCTCGCCAATGGTGGTCAGCGTTAGCGTCGACCAGTAGAAACTATAGATGTACTGCCGCTGCAACGTATTGTTCCTCGTTCCATTCAGATTATACACCCACGAGTCCGAGCTGAAGCCAATTTCGTAGCTGATGGCGAAGTACATGCAGGCATTCCAGTGGATCAGCACCAGAATGGCCAGCACCACCTTGCAGATGCGGAAGGCATTCGGATATCCCGTGGCCGTCTCCGTTCGATCGAACCACTCCCACAGCCGATTGATCCTGAGCAGACGATTCAGACGCACTATCACGGGACACGGCAGGTACAGGCTGGAGCAGGTCTCCGGCGGCCACCAGATGTAGGCCAAGTCCGTGGGCAGCATGGACAGCACGTCCAGGTACCAGCCCTTGGTGTGGAAGTAGTGCCGGCGCAGCCGAAAGGCATCCCGCACGAGCAGACCCTGGTCCAGAAATCCTGCGGAGCATGAGAGCGGAAACAATGAGATTTACATAGTTCTATGGCTGTGAGGTGACCTAGAGATTTGCTCCGTGTGGCGACTACGGCTTTGTCTCAGTGGTTGCTTTTGGCTACGCCATGTGGCGactgttttttttattgctcttTGGATTTTAAACGCGCTGCTGGCCAGAACAGGAGTACCCTATATAAGATATCGCTGGCTTGATATCTTGATATATCTACGTGGCAGACACAAATGTTATTTCTGTTTGAAAAGCATAAATTACTGTATAGAACTGTCAAAATCATAGCAGATTATATCTTCAGATGATTCGCTTGTATTGATTTCAGTTGCCCAAGTTAGTTAGCTACCACCACCATCCGCAAAAGTTTGGGACAACTAGCTTCAACTCCTTGTAGCATGATGTAATAAATCCCCATATATCCTTCATCCTGTCACATACCCCTGCCAAGATGAGGAGCACCATGCTGGAGTAGCGTATGAAACTAAGCGGTACCAGAGCGTTTGTTGCTATTGTACAAAATGTCAAGGTTGGCTTATCCCCTGCATTTGGCAGCACGACCACACCCACAATCCAGAGCTCACAGGACTCGCcagcatatgtgtgtgtaagtgtgagtatgtgtgtgtgtgtgtgtggaatcATGGACAGAAATGGGACTCGCATGCGTGCCAAATGGCTTTGTCGACAGCATTGCTTGCTATTGTCTGAAGGCGGCTTACTGCGGGTCTCATTTGCATAGGTAAAGCGCAAAAATCTAGATCCCTCAGCGGGGAAACGGGGAAACGGGTTGgagggatgtggatgtggatgtcaGTGGCTCACCCTCGTGCATGTGGACGAGCGTATCCAGCAGATAGATAAAGTCGCACAGGTAGTCCAGCGTGTACCAAACGGCGGGAGCACTCTTATTGATCTCCCAGAAGACCGCACGTCCCACCACGAAGATGATGTTGTAAAGCACAGCCAGTGAAACGATGGCCAGCCACTAAAATAAGAtgtgcatttaaaaataattacttaatatatacatttataattaaaatgtctgCAGACTAGAAattactaattaaaatgtctGGAAGGGAAATATTTCGTTGCATACACTTAGGCGAATTTAAAGTTAGTTTGGGGCTAATTCTAACCTTTACTTACTTAAAAAGAACTTATAAAACTGTAATTATATTGAACTCAAgctatttaatgtttttttttttatatatttactatattttGCATGCCAACTTTCTCAATTACCTACGACTACCAGAGAAAGGAATCAAGCAATGTAacaagtttttatttgtgcCGAAGCTCCACTCACTCTGTAATGCGACTGCAGGGTGGGATCGACGGACAGTCGGTTGCACAGGACACTGGAGCCACGTATTTCGCTGGATAGCGCCGCATCCTCCATCGCCGGACAACCCTTGCCAATCTTGTCCGTGTTGGTGGTGTTGGAGAACTTCTCGAGGAACCAGTCCGGCGGTTTGGGGCGATTCCTTTTAGTCAGACGCTGGCGCAGTGCCTGCAGAGTGCGTCTTAAAGCGGAGGGTTTGCTCCGTTTGCTTGGCTCCTACAcggtgaaaaatatttcaaaaataaaggtaattacaaaatataacaTATGTTATGTAATTAAGAGgtaacatatttttaaggGATATTTAGGAAAACCTATCAGTATTTGCACtatattctttattttaagattCGCACAATGAACACATAAATTCTCTCTGTGTACTCGTGTGTAGTTTAAGGGCGTGACGTTCTGGCATAAGTTTGGCGAAAAGTTTCGCCGAACGTTCGCTAATTGAAGCGTTTTAGTGCTCGGGTTATGGgtatctctctctctttttttctggCTCTTCTTACCCTCTAACCGCATTAAAACTTGGTCAGCATCCAAGTTTGGTGCttaaattttgttatgttATGTCTGCCAGCGGAATGACGCGGCAGTAGTATTTAAAGCCAACTGGAAAACCAATAATGTACAGATTTCATGCTGTTTGCAAAGGAAATTAATGGAATGCACTAGCACTCATAGTATTCACTAGAAATCAGTACTAAAAGTTTAGTAACTACCTTAACACTTTCACTCAACTGTCCTTAAAAACATGCAAATTGATTataagttataaaatatatctagTTTTTGCGataaattgcttaaatattcCTTGGTTCTTCTTGCTGTTTTTAAAGACAACTGATCGCATTGAAGGACACATCagataaaatgtaaaaatgctCCCCAGGAGTGTAACTAGTCTAAACCTTCCAAGATTCCTGCGCTCCAGTTTCCCACCCACTTTCTGTGCATTAAGGGCGTGTGCTTGACAGTCTAATAAACGCTTATCAGTTGCCGGCAGCGGTTAATCCATTAAGCCATCTTTAGTTCgagaaaaaagggaaaatgcgGTGGAAAGGGGATGGGAAAAGCGGGTAAAATATGACGCATACGCCTCGTTGAGCGGCGAATGGCAAATGACAATgcaatgccacgccccccgcagcgtgtgtgtgtgtgtatgtgagtaGGTTCGAAGGCCACATACTtatgtgcttgtgtgtgtgtgtgagtaggTGGATTTACCGCATCTGTTTGCTGTCCCGTTATGGCGGATATATCCAGCGACTGCACCATGGCTTTGACTTTGAAATGTCGCATACAAATCGTGTTGCGTTCGCTGCGCTCTTTGCTCTCTTCCCTCTCACTTGCACCTTAGAACTTCCGATTTTGGCCTGCGGCAAATAACAATAACGGGCGGCAATAACGGTTAGTTTTTTTGGTCAACAGCGTCGCGCATGCGCTGCGTTGCGTCGAACGGACTTCTCAAACTGTTCACACTGCCCGCACTGATAACTGCCGCCAAAACACTCGACTTGGCCAAGGCGaagcagcgacgccggcagcgcaGTCGCCACTGACCAAACCACGACATCCATACACAATAAAGTACAGTGAAAACTGCGTAACACGAACTGTGACGAGTGCTTGGGGAAACTGACAATTTAAGAGAATCGTTTTTAgacgaatttttttttattcaaaatatttatgattgaAGTGCGAGCAAAGTAATAAGTTCGTGTTGCGCATGTCCCACTGTACCGCACAATAGTTAAAAGCGTGTGGCTTGTTTGCTAGCTGGCGTTGTCAATTCAATTCGGAATGctgttttgcaattttcttaATTTGCATCGCCGCTCATCGCGCTGCCgcgttttaattaattaacttgcaCCGTCGACGCCGCGGATGAAGTTGAAATCTCAAGTGACTTTGGTCCTTCAGCTGCTTCAGCTGTATATATCCAACTGAATCGACAAGATTGATGATGCCGGCCGGCGTTTGTCGTTTTTTGGTCTAAACGCTTTTTAATTGGCCATGGCAACGCGGTTTCAATTAGGCTGATAGGCGACGCATTGCTCCTAccgttggccataaattaattgcaattaatttgacgGATAGCCGGTGCGTTAGATCGTTTAGTTCTGCTGATAGCCAGTCGAtagttttgattttcaatGAGCTCATCATCAGCAGATTGCGATTCGCCAGTTGCAAGGTTATGCACAAAATTCGAACGGCTTTTCggcgtatttatttatttatatattattttttttttacttttcgctTGTACTTGAAATCGAAACACTGAACCAGCGAAGCAGCATTGGCATTATCATCCAACCATCGCCCTGATTGGCATTCATGTGGCATGGCGCCGCGTGGAACTCACAATAAATTTCCATAATTGCAAGTCCGTTAGGCCGAAATCTCCCATTCCACTGGCATTTAACACCTGACCAGGTAGCTGCTCTCCACGCTAAGCAAATCAAACGTTTATGACACGCGCCACGGCGTTTTATGCTCGGCCCATATGAGCATTACTTAGCCAAGGTGTTGCACCATAAAAATCGAGTTGGAAACGACCAAATAGCTGACCCGTAATCGAGGAAATCAAGCTGCAGTGTTGTAAAACGTGTGTTATTAAAGGGTAACCCCTCCTTTGGGAGTTACTTTTAAAGGAAATTTTACTGGAAAAAAGCTTTTTGATGGGTTTTAGCCACTATATCACTTGTAAGGCAACTTTCCACTTAAGATCTGCATTTAAGTGTTTAGAGGGTTTCAGTTCCTAAGCTTGTTGCTATCAAATTTCTTGATTAGCTTATGTTCTTACGAAATCCAATCGTTAGTGTTCTTTCCACTAAACTAAAAGCAAACGTTTTGTAGTTATTTCCGGGGATAAAATGGTTGAAATTCAATACGCGTTGGGATGAACAACAGCAAATCGATATCTTATCACTTGATGGATTCAATGGTCTTAACCCCATTGCTTTTTTCGAAACCCGTGCACTTTATCACCACTAGTTTGTTATTGATACAGCCGTTAGTTGTATATTTGTTCATATTGATTGTGATTTCGATGGGATCGtgggaaattatgcaaattgcggCGCAGATTGGATGACGAT
This window contains:
- the LOC6734736 gene encoding uncharacterized protein LOC6734736, whose translation is MSQTNPKPSDTQSLRCLHCMKVIRCSRYDTSELVRHIEQDHPEIYAVTTDKIKNLHKLAADHGISEERLSKISKMTGLSESQMAEKAEKYMAKKKISGRSGGSVAGDPAAGSEASYKTEKPSCSCSRPVEKSMAHRRSCYRASIERWTPAEGRIFCPCCASSRRPLIKAATEISNNGCCAAWVVSCWPLCFLPCLISADNNEYLYCSNCRAFLGIYDREKSCVQPSKEFVSCSKSVTAPLKSPTEHL
- the LOC6734737 gene encoding cyclic nucleotide-gated cation channel subunit A isoform X2 produces the protein MRHFKVKAMVQSLDISAITGQQTDAEPSKRSKPSALRRTLQALRQRLTKRNRPKPPDWFLEKFSNTTNTDKIGKGCPAMEDAALSSEIRGSSVLCNRLSVDPTLQSHYRWLAIVSLAVLYNIIFVVGRAVFWEINKSAPAVWYTLDYLCDFIYLLDTLVHMHEGFLDQGLLVRDAFRLRRHYFHTKGWYLDVLSMLPTDLAYIWWPPETCSSLYLPCPVIVRLNRLLRINRLWEWFDRTETATGYPNAFRICKVVLAILVLIHWNACMYFAISYEIGFSSDSWVYNLNGTRNNTLQRQYIYSFYWSTLTLTTIGETPTPENDVEYLFVVADFLAGVLIFATIVGNIGSMISNMNVARVEFQNRMDGVKQYMAFRRVGHELEARVIRWFAYTWSQSGALDEERVLAALPDKLKAEIAIQVHMDTLKQVRIFHDTEPGLLEALVLKLKLQVFSPGDYICRKGDVGKEMYIVKRGKLSVVGDDGITVLATLGAGSVFGEVSVLEIAGNRTGNRRTANVRSLGYSDLFCLAKRDLWETLSDYPEARSTLTQRGCQLLRKDGLLDEQIFADSQRVHDSIEGGIEKLELSVENLNMRLARLLAEYTASQAKIKQRLAKLEMNGCPGTWRLECEPQSRARSGRLYSLQPKRRPRSRPDATAKSSDAAKQNTL
- the LOC6739455 gene encoding uncharacterized protein LOC6739455 gives rise to the protein MNLEDISMIMKLFDSNMHKLQGNLRSYQTEVHQIHTELTEKLSHADPVDRSLIPLHDHLVASLSEVNAHVMKLNLQLHINRQSARLGDHEYFEKSIDNPDSKIRSGLQADCQSSKPAFVECLPSSASEEVPVVTVQEASSTTQLDAITVVNENLSKQCKAATLQPLESSKNMELQVEETMPFHKQLDEGRGGSQSIECDLLQLQKEEIPVGSKIVVETLKTNNTVRPEASASETFDNQSLLAAKQRTQAIGTGICNKASKNTTNSNPPEVPAAAIEKVHEQLPKTQKNLFLLPPKGGTETTSRGIYNQILKNTAAFPENTVVNAVLVHVDETDNCVYVAKWDPTCEMIKKLLQRQRPLKALDQLPDYGDIFAVYDSTDNIILRITINSSNAGGGYDAYLIDFGNHIHLVGNETIYKLPNDIKQWPALAIRCDLINCDIDNMHRFVNTFIKIRVHENNDNTLVAEMVVDRLCRPTKTTATKYRAGITEEDIAMLNEIDESTSDPLKAVLGFRPKDEQRICRHYDPKLNGCFKGNNCRLAHEPFAPNGATKDVELARALPETIFDTPVPVEIGSTVRIQITFINGPTEVYGQFFDESPPLVWDRKDVPVNKRTFKSKPRLLDIVLALYSDGRYYRAQIINEFPNEYMIFYVDYGNTEFLPLICLAPCENVDSLKPHRSVSFHIEGIVRSKYLTHQTTMDSIEYLKLKLLNVVLNVHLVQRLPDGFLIRFLDNWKDIPKELVRRNYAQASK
- the LOC6734737 gene encoding cyclic nucleotide-gated cation channel subunit A isoform X1 produces the protein MWTYMMAAARGDRVNTMMSNRRRPETESPKYGYNLSNRPMYRTTRLVGPASSAPAQLQLPCGSHQATMGVAPPPLEEISGGLFAPFAPTATITVEQAATSIPMAVDGEVHHLHYPRRSWQRKYRQGIHRQPGGGAEEDEDEEEDDDDDVDDDEDDEDEFGASVCEDNPEEAIARADHGTQQKQHYQPNASDSSYVENGRKLIQEPSKRSKPSALRRTLQALRQRLTKRNRPKPPDWFLEKFSNTTNTDKIGKGCPAMEDAALSSEIRGSSVLCNRLSVDPTLQSHYRWLAIVSLAVLYNIIFVVGRAVFWEINKSAPAVWYTLDYLCDFIYLLDTLVHMHEGFLDQGLLVRDAFRLRRHYFHTKGWYLDVLSMLPTDLAYIWWPPETCSSLYLPCPVIVRLNRLLRINRLWEWFDRTETATGYPNAFRICKVVLAILVLIHWNACMYFAISYEIGFSSDSWVYNLNGTRNNTLQRQYIYSFYWSTLTLTTIGETPTPENDVEYLFVVADFLAGVLIFATIVGNIGSMISNMNVARVEFQNRMDGVKQYMAFRRVGHELEARVIRWFAYTWSQSGALDEERVLAALPDKLKAEIAIQVHMDTLKQVRIFHDTEPGLLEALVLKLKLQVFSPGDYICRKGDVGKEMYIVKRGKLSVVGDDGITVLATLGAGSVFGEVSVLEIAGNRTGNRRTANVRSLGYSDLFCLAKRDLWETLSDYPEARSTLTQRGCQLLRKDGLLDEQIFADSQRVHDSIEGGIEKLELSVENLNMRLARLLAEYTASQAKIKQRLAKLEMNGCPGTWRLECEPQSRARSGRLYSLQPKRRPRSRPDATAKSSDAAKQNTL